From the Hordeum vulgare subsp. vulgare chromosome 1H, MorexV3_pseudomolecules_assembly, whole genome shotgun sequence genome, the window TCTCGTAGTTGCTTTTGATAAGCTTGCTCTGGTTCTAATCTAGAAGCTCACTAAACCTGCCAAGGCATAACCCATAATTGTTTTCTGGTAGAATTCTGTCTTGTATGATCTGAAAGTATAGAAGTATTTATAGGCGAGTGATCTGATTTTATTAATTAAGGGAACCGGTTACATCAGAAAGTGTAAAACTATCTATGAGAAGCTCCACATTTATGCCAACTAAAGGttagacctatatttttgttgtaTTAGCTGACTAGTTTATTCACATGGACTCATTTGTCAAACAAGGTACCAACGGCAGTAGTAGCATACTCGAAAATCTTAGGTGATGCAAATTTCTGTACAATTAGATGACATGTAGTTGTATTTGACTAAAACTCTCTCTATTGCCATCCTACGATTTATCATTATTTATTTGTTCCGCATGTAAACCATGTGTGCTGGTAGGATTGCTAGAATGTACAGAAACAAGAACACTGTTTTTGTGCATCAGGAATTTCAGTATCAGAATGCATACAGAAAGTTTTTCTTTTGACAAAAGTATAGTCTTCTAAAAACGGAGCAACTTGGGCATGTACAATTAATTGGTGCTCCTGCTTGTACCGTATAATCACCATTACTCTTGATAATCATTGCTAGGTGGGTGACGAGACAGATAATAGTTGCATTTATTTGAACCTTACAGAATATATTGTGGAATAGTTATCGTTAGGAACTAGGAAGGCAGTATTATATGAGATTCTCTGTGTTTTAGAAATTTCATTTATTGTGCAAAATTACTGCAAAATTGCTATTTGTCACTTTATGTTGCTGCATGATATGCCTGTTCCTACGCAATGGCATATTGTGGCTATGGTCTAAAAGGACATATGTACATACCATATTCCATGTATCTATTCATggtttttcattcttgatcctgctTTCATTACTGAACGGTGAGACACTCTGGCATATGGAGAACTTAACTCATATGAGTTTGTTTGGATTGAGGGGATCCAATCTATTTGTGACATGGAGGTTTCAAACCTCTAGGGTTCTTAGCCCCTGGTTAATatttgaatttttgaaaaatgttaGGGCATGAACCATTTTTCGTAGACTATATTTAACTACTACTGCTAATGAAGTGTAGATATTaggtcttcaactttagttggcgTATATACATATATACTCTTAAATAGTGGCTTTCTCCCACGTGCTCCTTATTTTATATGAACTGAACTCTTAAACAAGTACTTCTCTCTTTGTGGAAGATTAACTTGTAAATGAAATATGATGTACAGGATGAAAGACTTCAAAATGTGTTGGGTCATTTCCAGAAGGACTTTGAAGGTGGAGTACTTGCGGAGAACTTTGGTAAGGGGAATAAAAGCCGCACTCTGTTTGCGATGTAGGGTTATTGTTCTTGTACTGATGTATGTGAAAAATCGTTAACGCTACATAGGGTCACGATATGGGGGTTATGGTTCATTTTTGCCTATGCACCAGAGTTCCCCTTCTGTCGCAACTCAATCTAGAAGCCCTGCAGTTCCACCAAACCGTGGCAGTGCCTCTAGATCACCTTATGTTCCAGTGGAGGTATACTTCTGCAAATTTAACCGTTGCATGTTCACTTAGTAGGATCCATGTGGTACCTAAACATTAGCACCCTAttaaatagttctgatgtaattcCAGAGTGCACAGAAGAGTCATTTTGTTAAGAATGGATTAGATATCAGGGGAAAAGATGATTATTGTCAAAGAACATCCAATGGGACCAGTGGTAATCCTCAGCAACAGATGTTGAACAGAGCAGTCAATGGTCCTGAACAAAAGGCGCCGAAAATACGTATCAAGGTGAACAACAATAGACATTTGGCAAGAAATACTGCTGCTATCTACAGTGGTCTGGGCCTCGACATTTCCCCTTCCTCTTCTATGGATGACAGCCTTGATGGGTGCGCTGGGGCTCCTGAGCCGAAAAATCTGCCCGACGAATCTCCACATACCATTTTGCAGGTTACATTTTCCCCATCAGTTTATTTGCCTCGGTAAAACCCTTTGTTGATTGATTTTAGAGAGTTAATCACTGTGTTGTTTGAACAGATAATGACCTGCCATCCTATTCCTGGAGGACTCTTGCTTTCACCCCTTGCAGAAAATATTCTGGCACTGAGAAAGAAGTCAGCATCTGCAAGAAAGAAACACGAAGCACCTGCATTTGATGATGACAAAGCAGAATTAAACAGAGACTGGTGTCGTACGACCTCTGCTGCACAAGGTGACAAAGATCAGATGGTGCATAAATATAACTATGATGAAAAGAAGGATCACCTTCTGAATATTAAGAGTTCAAAAAGCAAGCGTGACAATTCAACGATTATGAATAATGGGACTATGCCCGATTTATTGGATATTTCAGATGATAAAGATCCATTTGTCTTACCAGGAAGTATACAGACAGAACAACATTCACTTGAGGCATCAGCAAAATTGGTAACTGATATTTCAAATCATCTGAAGGAAACAAAGAATGTTCCACTGAAAGGACGGATTAGGGACAAGATCCCTTTGAGAGATATTGAGTCAGTACATGTAAAAGCTGTTAATCTAGCaaatggtgatgatcatccaAAGGGTAAAGCAAATTCAGAAGCATGTACAGCGAGAAATAGCTTCGACAACTTGAGCAAGCGCAGTAAGACAGAACCTGCACTTGGTCAAGGATTTGTTgataaaatcaaatatgattctgATGGATACGATCATCGACCTTCTACAACTTCAAGTCAACCAAACAATCTTCCTCCTAGTGGTACTGCTACATCAGTTGACAGAGACAAAAGAAAAGTGGTGCATGTAAAAGATGAACCATCTAAGTGCAAAAGGGAGGAATCGGGGAGTCTAGTTAATGCAGATTCCATGGATACCATCACCGAAAATGTAGGTGCAAATCCTTCTGGAATAccgaaaagaaaaatgaaaatttccTCATTGCAAACTGCTCCGTCCGGGAAGAAACTCAAGGTTAAAGCACACAAGCAATTGAGCAATGACATCACTAGAAAATCATATGGTGAAGATAAGAGTGTGAAGCCTGAGAAGGAGACTGTTTCATCCGGAGAAACTGATAATGGCAGGTCAGATGGTGTAAATGATGGTGACCACAAGATATCTTCCTTGAGTTTTGACAGATCAGCACCTGTGCCATCAGCATGCATGACTGGGGCTATGGAATCATCTGTGCCAGTGCCTGTGGAACCTGTTTTAATAAATGAACAGTGGGTATGTTGTGATAAGTGTGAGAAATGGCGCCTTTTACCCTATTGGATCAATCCAGATATACTTCCCAAAAAATGGCGGTGTAGCATGCAGAGTTGGTTGTAAGTTTCTGCAAGAGACATTTTCTTCAGTTTTAGATATTTTTATGCATTTTCGTAGTATCTCTATCCTCTAATTTCTCTGAATTGCAATAACTCTGGAGTAAGTTTTCCTTCCATTCTTTTTTTAGATTTTATTTGTTCAATATTTTCAAACCGTTACCTAGAAGCTCCTGCAAATATCTCTAGTTATGTGGTCATGTATAAATTTAGTGTGCAAGTGTTGCTGGAATATGTTGTTTACTATTCATCTGCATGATATTTTTAATGGATAGTATGTGTAACTTGTAGGCATGGAATGAATAACTGCAAAATAAGCGAGGATGAGACCACAAAGGCCCTTCGTGCAATGCCCCCTGCACCTGAAAATAATATTAGTGTGGATGTTCGCCATGATATTGCTACATCAGGCATATGCGCAGCTACGATTCCACCAACTATTCAGGGCGATTTAAAATCCATCACTACATCAGGGACACTGAAAGTTGATTCCAATGCAAATATATCAAATAATTTGAAGATGGGTGAGATGTCAAAATCTTCGAAGAAGCTAGAGGCTCCTACAAGTAGAAATCCTGATGATGTTGACTGCTTCCCTAAACAGAAGGGAAAACGGAAGCACATAGGATCGTCAGATGATGGTGCAAGTCTTAAGCATTTTCTCTCTTCCTAATTTCAGTCATTTGATTCTAATGGTTCGATTTATGCAGGCGAAACTGTTGCTGTAGACCAGCTGCATCCAGAAGCGAAGAGcggtgcagggtttgatcatgatAGTCGTAGGGCATCAAAGAAAATGAAGGAACCCAATGAGCCAGCCAAACATAATCCCTCCGAGTTTGAGATTAGCAAAAGCAGTCCTTCAATCAAGGGAACTCCAAAAAGCTTGCATCGGTATAGTGGTGTTTCACCTAGCATGGGAAAGTATGGTTCATCTTCATTAGTTAAGTGCAATGATGATAAAATTATCTCAAATGGGGGCATCAGGGCTTCAGATGCAGGACGATCTGATGTTCCAGAATTGTCCATTAAGAATAGGAAATCAAAACAAAGGCAACTAAGCAAGCGTGGTTCTGACCCTGTAGTTAGCAATGCCTTTCCAAAGCATACTGTGGAAGAAGCTTTAAGTGAAAGTAATCATCCCAAGGAAAACCCCATGCCAGAGCTGAAATTTTTGACGGCAGATGATAGGAAAGTTGCCCATGCCAGAGTCCCCATTGCTGGGACTGATAATGACAAAGAGTGTTTAAGTGAGCAACACCAAGAGAATATTCATCTCCAGCAGCACTCACTGCTCTCTCAAAACTCCATGAAGAAAAATATGTGTTATGCACAAGCATCTGCAGCTGCTACCTCCAGTTCATCTAAGGTGTCTAGTTCCCGCAAGAGTAAAGTGGATTATCAAGAAACAAGGGCCTCTCCTGTAGAGTCAGTTTCTTCTTCACCCTTGAGAGCTTCCGATAAGAATCCTGTGGATCAGCATAAAAGGTATCCAAGTGCAGTTGCAGAAAAAGTACTTTCTCAAGAATCAGGGAAAAGCTGTTTGTCATTTTCCAAGGAAAAAAGTGATTTTGGATCTGGTTTGGATCATGCTAAGGCTCATGGTTCTGGCTGCGTCAGTGGAGACATGCATCATCATGTTTTGAAGGATGGGGAGTTGCGTAAGGATAAAGAAGACGATGAATGCTCAAAAAACGATGATTCTGGACTTGGTACAAGGAATGGTCTGTTGAATCCAGTAAAGGTACAGAAAGTTAATTCACACGTCCTTTCAATACATGGCAATGGTGATGACAAACCACCACCATCCCTTCAAAACGGaaaagcaccatctcatcttaaTGCAAACCAATGTGACCATGCAAAGTTGACTTCTGGGAAACATCCAGCACAAGTTAAGCCTGATAAAGGGGATGCAGAACAGAAGGATATGAAAATAAATCCATCAACTGTTAAAGGAAGCAAGCAGCAGCCAGCATTAAATGAGTCATCAAATGGTGATCTCTCGTACAAGGCAAAGCAACTAAAGAAGGCTGTTCTCGAAAATACAAAACAAGCAACTCTTAGTCGTGATGCTTTGAATCCAGTAAACACATCTGTGCTACTGAAGGAGGCTCGGGATTTAAAGCACTTGTCTAAACGTTTAAAGGTTTGAATATTTAGTAAATCACTTGAAACCTTTGTGTCTATGTTTTCATCCAGAGTTTGTTGCCCCTCATGTGCATCCCTTGTTGCAGGAAAAGGGAGATGACCTTGAGAGTGCTAACATGTGCTTTGAGGCTGGCCTGAAATTTCTCCATGTTGCATCTCTGTTGGAAGCTCCGAGTATTGATAGCTCCAAGCAAGGGGATTCTATACAAGCTATGAGACTATATTCCGAAACAGGAAACCTTTGTGGGTAAGCAACAATGCGGTCTCTTTAAGATTCAGACAGTATGTCTATCTGTTAATAGTATTTGGTTTGATATACCCTGTCTTCATTGCTACCTATTCCTGTAGCTAGTATTTTAGGGCTTCCATCCTTTGTAATCATCTGTTGCTTTCTTGCGGACAAGACTTTATATTTAGTTGATGGTAGTTCTACTTGTTTCCTCTAACTCTTACATACATATTTTAATGCCATATGATGCTCACCTCCAATGAACTATACTAATGTCTCACTGTTGATTTGTTTCATTAGATTTTGTGCCCGTGAATTTGAGCGACTTAAGAAAATGGCAAGTGCTGCTTTGGCCTATAAATGCGTGGAAGTGGCATACATGAAGGCTGCCTTCTACAAACATCCTGGTGCTATTAAAGATAAACAtgcattgcaagcaacatctttGATGGTTCCTCCAGGTTTTTCCTCGAGTTGCATATAGTTATTTAAATAATTCTTGCAACCTGTCATAATTAAGGGCCTGCTTGAGTGTTTGGTTTGAGAAATAGATTGGTCTATCAGGAGGCAAGTGATctaatattattatttttcgaTTAATCTTATTCCTCATTTTTATGGAATTGCATGGTGATTAACCAATACACCTTAATTCTTCTATCACACATAAAGTCCACTTTAACGGTTATTAACGGATGATCCTAGGACTGGCACATTCCTCAAACCAAACATACATCCAAATTAGGCACACTTAATGTCTGATTGATATTAATAAAGTGGAAGTGTATCAGCTTTCATTTGGAAGTTATCTTTCCTGTGAGATTTATTAGACAAAGGCAACCTTCATTTTCTCTTCGTCATATCAAAGCGAATAAGTACACCATTCATCTTTATTTTAAAAGATTGACCTTCTGATTGTTTAATTTCTTCTTTTTGGGCTAGCTGAGTCACCGTCATCTTCTGCCTCAGATGTTGATAATCTAAATAATCAGAGTACAGCTGCTAAGGCTATTTCAAGAGCTTTGTACTCTCCTCAAATTGGTGTCAATTCCATACCCCGGAACAATCATCACTTGATGGGGTTGCTTGCTTATGTAAGTTACTGCTTTTGACATTCAATATCAGTATCATGATTCCTATTAGATTTGTTGGAGCTAAGCCTTTTGATAAACGTAAACTGACTGTCAATTGATAACTTATAAATACTTAGCATTGCACAAGCCAGTAATTCTCTATTCGGTGATTTTTCATTCAATTTACTGCGAAAAAATGCATTTTGTGCTGTAGAAACATGATATTTTCAAGGAGCTTAATGATTGCAAAAAATTTCATCTCGCTTCCTGTTCTGGCAGAATGTTTTCCTGTGATCTTTTCAATTTGCTAGATAAGGTTAAGTATGGCGCCTGATGGTACTGAAAAGTGGATTATAATTACAAAAACTAACTGTCTGTGCTGAAAATTAGTGATGAAGGGCATCCAAGCTCTCCTTCTGTTTCTTTATCTAAGTATGTGACAGGCCACTACCTACCAAAAATATGTCCCTCATATATGGTAAAAACTAGAATGTTACTTCCTTCTATTCCACATCAGATTAGTTTGACTTCATTCTCGCACAGACGGTGTAGTCATTTGCTCTTAGCGTGCGAATGCACTTGTTTGCATCTGCAGGCACTTGTTTTACAACTGTATTCTGCATCGCCTGTGCTAATTTCTAGTAGTTTAGAATAATTAGGTCTTGTAGTGAAAAAGAATTGAAAGATGCTATTAGATACTTTATATTCCAGGTAATTCAAATTTAAAGAGTACTAATAATCTTCAAACTATTTGGTTTGATGTCACAAGTTATCTTGTTAGTTCAGGCTGACTAGTTATCTAATTCACGGTAACTAAAAGACAGCATATATCCCGGTAACTGAAGTATCGAACTACTCTAATACACTGCAATGCATCACAAAATTTCTTTATGATCATTCAGTAAAATGTCTGTTTAATTTACTAATAGAGTATTTTATTTCTTGACTGTTTTTTGCAGGCAGATGACATAAATTATGCATTTGACGGAACCAGAAAATCACAAAGTTCATTAGCTGCTTATGTCACTGATATTGGGATGGGTCAGGCTGATGGTATTGCTCTTGTAAGGGAAGTCCTTGAATTCAGTTTTCACAATGTCAAGGGCCTGCTACAACTGATTCGCCATTCATTGGAATCCATCAACCATGAAAGTGTTAAATAATAGAACAAACATGTTCCCTGTGAATAGTGATATATGATGGCAGGTTGCTTCGGCATTTCTGTTATAATGATACAACCAAATGGGTGTAAGCGTGAACTGGGATGAATCAGTATATTAGTGTGAATGGAGGGAGAAAGAGGTCACATTGCCATCGTTATAAATATTATTTTAGGGTGATCATTTTGACCTCTGCTAAATGGGTTTTAAACCAAGAGTTAGCCTGCAGATGTAAATTGCTACATTCCAAGTTCTCAGTTTTGATGTATGTTGAGTTACGGAATTCAAGTTATTGAAGGCAACCCAACTGTTAACTGTTGTACCGGTAAGGAATATTTGTgaaatttcctttttttcctttggaaaattgcatcctttttatttctgtatcATCATGCCTGTGCGCCCTCTACTGCCTTGCATCTATGTTTATGTGTCAAGGATATAATGATTTGTTAAACAGGGAGAAGATTGCAGTAGGAGCAAGTTAAACCTACAATTTTTTAAATGAGTGACCACAGAAGCTTAATTAGGTGAGGGCTCAGGAGAGCGGTCTAATTTCCCCCTTATGCAATTGGTCTACCAACAGGCAAGAATCTCCACCACCCCTTAATATCTATTTATATTTATCTGCTTAGTTTAGTCATGCGCTTTTTAATTGATAATTAAAACGAAAAAGTTTTGCATCATTGCATCTTGTTGGTGTTTCTGCACTAGATATGTTTGATAGGCTATCGAGTAACAACGGTGGCAAACAAAATTTATGTGATTCCTTTTTCTGATTATCATGGAGAAAAGGGGAACATAAACTTTAAACATGAACTTTAATGGGTGTTAACCAACTAGCATGCAGTGATTAATTGTGATTACTTGTTCGAGAAAAACTAATTGTGTTTCGTATTTGAATTTGATCGAAACCTTTTTAGTAAAAGCCATGGTAACTTTAGTAAACTCTGGCCAAGTCTGGTGGAATTTTATGTGCCAAAGCCTAATTACATGTTTATCTTTACTGATGTAGGAAGAAGCGCGTTGACCTCTCTGCTGTATTTCAGTTTGGGAGACACACTGGGAGATGAAACCGCTAATGAGCaaacttgcagaggctggatgagGACGTCGGCAACCACCTGTCTCTTAAACTTCTGTACATATGCATCGCCTTAAGCTAATTGCTGCCCATTTTTGCCCCATACCTGTGTACATTTACATAGAACATCACAGTAAACAAACTTTTTTTTACCGATTTTGGTTGTCATATGTATTGTTCTTATTACCTGACAAAGTTCATTGTTTTGCTTAGAATTAACTGATTATCCTGGCGTCATGTAACCaaaagttttttgttttttttgctgcTGCAAGCACAATTTTGGGCTGACCTAACAACAAATGACGACGGCACTGTGTGCTAGTCTGACTGTTGTTAGGGGTCCTGCTTCAGCGATGCCGTTGTAATGACGAATGAGTGATGTAAATGCTCCTGCTGTTATTAAGAAAGAAAggcgttttttttttgttttttttttgtttgggacgtGCTCATCATtgggttgcttt encodes:
- the LOC123440408 gene encoding cysteine-tryptophan domain-containing zinc finger protein 5-like → MLGGGTRREAGHEEGELELEDGRALGGGPEAAGREFLDPDLFTHIDERLQNVLGHFQKDFEGGVLAENFGSRYGGYGSFLPMHQSSPSVATQSRSPAVPPNRGSASRSPYVPVESAQKSHFVKNGLDIRGKDDYCQRTSNGTSGNPQQQMLNRAVNGPEQKAPKIRIKVNNNRHLARNTAAIYSGLGLDISPSSSMDDSLDGCAGAPEPKNLPDESPHTILQIMTCHPIPGGLLLSPLAENILALRKKSASARKKHEAPAFDDDKAELNRDWCRTTSAAQGDKDQMVHKYNYDEKKDHLLNIKSSKSKRDNSTIMNNGTMPDLLDISDDKDPFVLPGSIQTEQHSLEASAKLVTDISNHLKETKNVPLKGRIRDKIPLRDIESVHVKAVNLANGDDHPKGKANSEACTARNSFDNLSKRSKTEPALGQGFVDKIKYDSDGYDHRPSTTSSQPNNLPPSGTATSVDRDKRKVVHVKDEPSKCKREESGSLVNADSMDTITENVGANPSGIPKRKMKISSLQTAPSGKKLKVKAHKQLSNDITRKSYGEDKSVKPEKETVSSGETDNGRSDGVNDGDHKISSLSFDRSAPVPSACMTGAMESSVPVPVEPVLINEQWVCCDKCEKWRLLPYWINPDILPKKWRCSMQSWLHGMNNCKISEDETTKALRAMPPAPENNISVDVRHDIATSGICAATIPPTIQGDLKSITTSGTLKVDSNANISNNLKMGEMSKSSKKLEAPTSRNPDDVDCFPKQKGKRKHIGSSDDGETVAVDQLHPEAKSGAGFDHDSRRASKKMKEPNEPAKHNPSEFEISKSSPSIKGTPKSLHRYSGVSPSMGKYGSSSLVKCNDDKIISNGGIRASDAGRSDVPELSIKNRKSKQRQLSKRGSDPVVSNAFPKHTVEEALSESNHPKENPMPELKFLTADDRKVAHARVPIAGTDNDKECLSEQHQENIHLQQHSLLSQNSMKKNMCYAQASAAATSSSSKVSSSRKSKVDYQETRASPVESVSSSPLRASDKNPVDQHKRYPSAVAEKVLSQESGKSCLSFSKEKSDFGSGLDHAKAHGSGCVSGDMHHHVLKDGELRKDKEDDECSKNDDSGLGTRNGLLNPVKVQKVNSHVLSIHGNGDDKPPPSLQNGKAPSHLNANQCDHAKLTSGKHPAQVKPDKGDAEQKDMKINPSTVKGSKQQPALNESSNGDLSYKAKQLKKAVLENTKQATLSRDALNPVNTSVLLKEARDLKHLSKRLKEKGDDLESANMCFEAGLKFLHVASLLEAPSIDSSKQGDSIQAMRLYSETGNLCGFCAREFERLKKMASAALAYKCVEVAYMKAAFYKHPGAIKDKHALQATSLMVPPAESPSSSASDVDNLNNQSTAAKAISRALYSPQIGVNSIPRNNHHLMGLLAYADDINYAFDGTRKSQSSLAAYVTDIGMGQADGIALVREVLEFSFHNVKGLLQLIRHSLESINHESVK